The proteins below come from a single Flavobacterium lindanitolerans genomic window:
- the trxB gene encoding thioredoxin-disulfide reductase, whose product MSDTIEKIKCLIIGSGPAGYTAAIYAARADMKPVMYTGMEPGGQLTTTTEVDNFPGYPEGIDGPTMMIQLQQQAERFGTEVRIGMVTAVEFSKEKGGWHKITVDGSKEVLAQTVIISTGATAKYLGLPSEQKLRGGGVSACAVCDGFFYRNQDVAIVGAGDTAAEEATYLANICKSVTMLVRKDVMRASKAMQHRVENTPNLKVLFNTEVEEVVGDQVVEGLKMINNATGEKSEIAITGLFIAIGHKPNTDIFKGQLDMDETGYLITSGKTTKTNLPGVFASGDVQDKEYRQAITAAGSGCMAALDAERYLATLH is encoded by the coding sequence ATGTCTGATACTATTGAAAAAATAAAATGTTTGATTATAGGCTCCGGGCCTGCTGGATATACTGCTGCAATTTATGCCGCCCGTGCGGATATGAAACCTGTTATGTATACCGGTATGGAACCTGGGGGACAATTAACCACCACGACAGAAGTTGATAACTTTCCTGGCTATCCGGAAGGTATTGACGGGCCAACCATGATGATACAACTACAGCAACAGGCGGAACGTTTTGGAACAGAAGTTAGAATTGGAATGGTTACTGCTGTTGAATTTTCAAAAGAAAAAGGAGGGTGGCATAAAATTACGGTTGACGGAAGCAAGGAAGTCCTTGCTCAAACGGTAATTATTTCTACCGGAGCTACGGCAAAATATCTTGGATTGCCAAGTGAACAAAAATTACGCGGTGGCGGAGTTTCTGCCTGCGCGGTTTGCGACGGATTTTTCTACAGAAACCAGGATGTTGCCATTGTTGGAGCAGGAGATACCGCTGCCGAGGAAGCCACCTATCTTGCCAATATTTGTAAAAGCGTAACCATGCTGGTTCGAAAAGATGTGATGCGAGCTTCTAAAGCGATGCAGCACCGTGTTGAAAACACACCTAACCTGAAAGTGCTTTTTAATACAGAAGTAGAAGAAGTTGTGGGTGACCAGGTAGTAGAAGGTCTAAAAATGATTAACAATGCAACAGGTGAAAAATCGGAAATTGCTATTACCGGATTATTTATCGCGATAGGGCACAAGCCAAATACAGACATCTTTAAAGGACAGTTGGATATGGATGAAACGGGCTATTTGATTACGTCCGGAAAAACAACCAAAACAAACCTTCCGGGAGTTTTTGCTTCGGGCGATGTTCAGGATAAAGAATACCGTCAGGCAATTACTGCGGCTGGTTCAGGCTGTATGGCAGCTTTGGATGCAGAACGTTATCTGGCAACATTACATTAA
- a CDS encoding GIN domain-containing protein: MRRLILFAVILTTAVSFAQSKERIKGTKVVTIAPREIQSFENLEVEDNIEIFLVKGDNNALEIEADENLHEIIESSLNGGTLRLTTTKNVTSYKKLSVKVTYTDDFKMVTAKNEATINALSDIELDNITFKTFDYTKLFLNVKSRWFTIFANDKSKIELNVKAETAAVELSKSANMKALISSESLKFDMYQKSTAVIEGDIVDLKLRLDNNANFTGKNLNAKNAEIITEAYANGSIQVSVKAIIEAGGKSELQLYGDQKIEIKNFTDSAVLMKKPIK, encoded by the coding sequence ATGAGAAGACTTATTCTATTTGCCGTCATTTTGACAACAGCCGTTTCCTTTGCACAAAGCAAGGAAAGAATTAAAGGTACCAAAGTCGTTACCATAGCACCCCGCGAAATCCAAAGTTTTGAAAACCTGGAAGTAGAAGACAATATTGAAATCTTCCTTGTCAAGGGTGATAACAATGCGCTGGAAATTGAGGCAGATGAAAATCTTCATGAAATAATCGAATCCAGCCTGAACGGAGGTACTTTGCGCCTTACAACCACGAAAAATGTAACCAGCTATAAGAAACTAAGTGTCAAGGTTACGTATACCGATGACTTTAAAATGGTGACGGCGAAAAATGAAGCAACAATTAACGCGCTTTCTGACATTGAACTGGATAACATTACCTTTAAGACATTCGACTATACAAAACTGTTTTTAAATGTCAAGTCGCGTTGGTTTACCATTTTTGCCAACGACAAATCCAAAATAGAACTGAATGTAAAAGCAGAAACTGCGGCAGTCGAACTGAGTAAAAGTGCCAATATGAAAGCACTGATTTCTTCTGAATCTCTAAAATTTGATATGTACCAAAAATCGACGGCAGTTATTGAAGGCGATATCGTGGATTTAAAATTACGTCTGGACAACAATGCTAATTTTACAGGAAAAAACCTGAATGCCAAAAATGCTGAAATCATTACCGAAGCTTATGCTAACGGAAGCATACAGGTTAGTGTAAAAGCCATCATAGAAGCAGGAGGCAAATCAGAATTGCAGTTGTATGGTGACCAGAAAATTGAAATCAAAAATTTTACCGACAGCGCGGTACTTATGAAAAAGCCAATCAAATAG
- a CDS encoding head GIN domain-containing protein: MIRIIIYFMKLIIALLFALFFSSCRYTNERTITGSGNVRVETRNVTGFKGINVSNALEVEVEQGDAYQVVVEADENLLSHIITRVENGILHIEADSNTFRNIDARKIKVKLPVIVSLEASSASKITSIGTLITDKLLVDASSAAGIDIAVEADELTCNSSSASSVDLKGKALKFKADSSSASEIDADQLLANDVIAVASSAATISAHPILTLDAEASSGGNISYNNTPRNSLKQNADSGGGISKNE; the protein is encoded by the coding sequence ATGATTCGAATTATAATTTATTTCATGAAATTAATTATAGCCCTGCTATTTGCACTGTTCTTTTCTTCATGCCGTTACACAAATGAAAGAACAATAACCGGCAGTGGAAATGTTAGGGTAGAGACTCGAAATGTAACCGGTTTTAAAGGAATCAACGTAAGCAACGCCCTTGAAGTAGAAGTAGAACAGGGCGATGCCTATCAGGTAGTTGTTGAAGCTGATGAAAATCTGCTTTCGCATATTATAACGAGAGTTGAAAACGGAATACTCCATATTGAAGCAGATTCCAATACCTTCAGAAATATTGATGCCAGAAAAATCAAAGTAAAACTGCCTGTAATTGTTAGCCTCGAAGCGTCCAGTGCCTCAAAAATTACCAGCATAGGTACGCTGATAACCGACAAACTTTTGGTTGATGCAAGCAGTGCCGCCGGAATTGATATTGCCGTTGAAGCCGACGAACTTACCTGCAACAGCAGTAGTGCCAGTTCTGTAGATTTAAAAGGCAAAGCCCTAAAATTTAAAGCCGATTCTTCCAGCGCCAGCGAAATCGATGCTGATCAATTGTTAGCAAATGACGTTATTGCCGTTGCTTCCAGTGCTGCTACCATTAGTGCCCACCCCATTCTGACACTGGATGCCGAAGCCAGCAGTGGCGGAAATATAAGCTACAACAATACTCCAAGGAACTCATTAAAACAAAATGCTGATTCCGGAGGCGGTATCAGCAAAAATGAATAA
- a CDS encoding PspC domain-containing protein: MNKTVNINLGGMFFHIDEDAYQKLNRYFEAVKRSLSNSTGKDEIMKDIEMRIAELLTEKNRGEKQVVGLKDVEEIITVMGQPEDYRIDDEEVAEPAYNFSRRRTKKLYRDKDNSMVGGVLAGFGHYLGIDPLWLRIIMVILLLGFGTGFLIYIILWILMPAAITTTEKLEMTGEPVTISNIEKKVRQEFDTISEKFKNVDYDKFGNQARNAGERIGSSLSDVLLKIFSIFGKLIGAFLVVVASATLASLVIGFITAGSFSMVDFPWQSYIDNFTDVPLWIVGMLILIAIGIPFFFLLILGLKLLITNMKSIGNPAKYTLLALWIISIGTLVALGLQQATEVAFDAKVVQKQKFDLNPKDTLQIKFTYNDYFAKSIYDREDFLFAQDSAKTMVIYSNNVTLRILKTDEKTPYIQIEKKAEGKSFAAARERAEKINYGYKFKGNQLLLDNYLLTDSKNKYRHQKVEIFLYLPEGTYFKPDMTVQNYDHTDNGFFDLWFDSDIYIYQMQSSQVKCLNCADVHGEGEGEVWIDEEQIAREAEQEARLEVEREMQRQNIQNGQNSSTTVTINDKSVQIKKEGTEGPQGNKPKGLKMDKNGVIIKNN; the protein is encoded by the coding sequence ATGAACAAAACAGTAAATATTAACTTAGGAGGTATGTTCTTTCATATTGATGAAGATGCATATCAAAAATTAAATCGCTATTTCGAAGCTGTTAAGCGTTCCTTGTCAAACTCAACCGGAAAAGACGAGATTATGAAGGATATCGAAATGCGAATTGCTGAATTGCTTACCGAAAAAAACCGTGGCGAAAAACAAGTCGTAGGTCTGAAGGATGTAGAAGAGATTATTACGGTAATGGGACAGCCGGAAGACTACCGAATTGATGATGAGGAAGTGGCAGAACCTGCCTATAACTTTTCCAGAAGAAGAACTAAAAAGTTATACCGCGACAAAGACAATTCAATGGTGGGTGGTGTATTGGCTGGGTTTGGACATTACCTTGGAATCGACCCGTTATGGTTACGTATTATCATGGTAATCCTTCTTTTGGGCTTTGGTACAGGATTTTTAATCTACATTATCTTATGGATTCTAATGCCGGCAGCCATCACCACAACCGAAAAGTTGGAGATGACCGGTGAACCCGTAACAATTTCAAATATTGAGAAAAAAGTCCGTCAGGAATTCGACACTATTTCTGAAAAATTCAAAAATGTAGATTACGACAAATTTGGCAACCAGGCCAGAAATGCCGGTGAAAGAATCGGGAGCAGTCTAAGTGACGTTCTGCTTAAAATCTTCTCTATTTTTGGAAAATTAATTGGTGCTTTTCTTGTTGTTGTTGCTTCTGCAACGTTGGCATCACTTGTAATCGGATTTATCACTGCCGGTTCATTTTCAATGGTAGATTTTCCATGGCAAAGCTATATCGACAATTTTACAGACGTGCCACTTTGGATTGTTGGAATGTTAATTCTGATAGCTATTGGAATTCCTTTCTTCTTCCTTTTGATATTGGGATTGAAACTATTGATTACCAATATGAAGTCTATCGGAAATCCTGCCAAATATACTTTACTGGCACTTTGGATAATCTCAATTGGAACCTTAGTCGCTTTAGGATTACAGCAAGCCACAGAAGTAGCATTTGATGCCAAAGTAGTGCAAAAGCAAAAATTCGACCTGAATCCGAAAGATACTTTACAAATCAAATTTACATACAATGACTATTTTGCAAAAAGCATCTATGACAGGGAAGATTTCCTGTTCGCACAAGATTCCGCAAAAACAATGGTTATCTATTCCAATAATGTGACCCTGCGTATTTTGAAAACCGATGAAAAAACGCCATACATCCAGATAGAGAAAAAAGCAGAAGGCAAATCGTTTGCTGCCGCCAGAGAAAGAGCTGAAAAAATCAATTACGGCTACAAATTCAAAGGAAATCAGTTACTACTGGACAATTACCTGCTAACTGACAGCAAAAACAAATACCGCCATCAAAAAGTAGAAATCTTCCTGTATCTTCCGGAAGGAACCTACTTCAAACCGGATATGACCGTACAAAATTACGACCATACAGATAATGGTTTCTTTGACTTGTGGTTTGATTCTGACATTTATATCTATCAAATGCAATCTTCTCAGGTAAAATGCTTAAATTGTGCGGATGTACATGGAGAGGGAGAAGGAGAAGTCTGGATTGATGAAGAACAAATAGCCAGAGAAGCGGAACAAGAGGCCCGACTTGAGGTAGAGCGTGAAATGCAACGCCAGAATATACAGAATGGCCAAAATTCTTCAACAACTGTAACAATTAATGACAAAAGCGTACAAATAAAAAAAGAAGGAACAGAAGGACCACAAGGTAATAAGCCAAAAGGTTTAAAAATGGATAAAAACGGAGTAATCATTAAAAACAACTAA
- a CDS encoding PadR family transcriptional regulator — translation MNIENTKAQMRKGVLEFCILSVLKEKDAYTSEILDTLKNAKLLVVEGTVYPLLTRLKNDGLLNYRWEESTSGPPRKYYGLTELGKQFLKELNGTWTELSDAVNIITSQK, via the coding sequence ATGAACATTGAAAACACTAAAGCCCAGATGCGCAAAGGAGTGTTAGAGTTCTGTATCTTATCCGTCTTAAAAGAGAAGGATGCTTATACTTCAGAAATACTTGACACTCTAAAAAATGCCAAACTGCTTGTTGTAGAAGGAACGGTTTATCCGTTGCTGACAAGATTGAAAAACGACGGTCTTCTGAACTATCGTTGGGAAGAATCGACATCGGGGCCGCCAAGAAAATATTACGGCCTGACCGAATTAGGAAAACAATTTTTAAAAGAATTAAATGGCACGTGGACGGAATTGTCTGATGCCGTAAACATTATAACCAGCCAAAAATAA
- a CDS encoding GIN domain-containing protein, translating to MLKFIITTAMAMAALTGYAQVSENRKVNDFSKIEVESGIELFYMESDENSIRVEGDSKDGLDSIITETDGKTLRIYHVKRNKKQNESISKVFVAAKNVNSFKASSKSKLFFENPVTSDDIKIEILSDSYFRGTVLPNSRVSVKVSSGSLFSGRFETDSFTGMFKSGATVSLTGKAKKATINTSSGAYCNAKNFFVDKMTATADTKSSALLNAREKIAKATDASSITFFGNPENLKTGYDSFAIVNKSGAITWNTPE from the coding sequence ATGTTAAAATTCATCATCACAACAGCAATGGCAATGGCAGCTTTGACAGGCTATGCCCAGGTATCAGAAAACAGAAAAGTCAATGATTTTTCAAAAATAGAAGTAGAATCAGGAATTGAATTATTTTATATGGAAAGTGACGAAAATTCAATACGAGTAGAGGGAGACAGCAAAGATGGACTTGATTCCATTATTACTGAGACAGATGGAAAAACCTTAAGAATTTATCATGTAAAAAGAAATAAAAAACAAAATGAAAGCATTTCAAAAGTTTTCGTGGCGGCTAAAAATGTCAATTCGTTCAAAGCCTCTTCAAAATCAAAATTATTTTTTGAAAATCCGGTAACTTCAGACGATATTAAAATCGAAATTTTATCCGATTCTTATTTCAGGGGAACCGTACTTCCCAATTCAAGAGTTAGTGTAAAAGTGAGTTCGGGTTCTCTTTTCAGCGGAAGATTTGAAACCGATTCTTTTACCGGAATGTTCAAAAGCGGTGCAACGGTTAGCCTTACAGGGAAAGCCAAAAAAGCAACCATCAATACAAGTTCAGGCGCTTATTGTAATGCTAAAAATTTCTTTGTCGACAAGATGACGGCAACGGCAGACACAAAATCATCTGCCCTGCTCAATGCCAGAGAGAAGATTGCCAAAGCCACAGATGCTTCTTCGATAACCTTTTTCGGAAATCCGGAGAATTTAAAAACAGGCTATGACTCTTTTGCCATTGTCAACAAATCCGGAGCCATTACATGGAATACTCCTGAATAA
- a CDS encoding DUF4870 domain-containing protein gives METSSNQKTTSAFVHLSTLTQYFIPFGNYIFPIIIWGASKKDSDYIDHHGRQTINFQLSLLLYSLLLCLIAIPIFIVTIFKNIPINAIVYNDDFIIDNFHLEHITGIVIIGITAAVLFFTLKVAEFFLIIYASIKAANGELYKYPLTINFLKTEKKEENKTEISEENESSINHQSESETV, from the coding sequence ATGGAAACATCATCAAATCAAAAAACGACCAGCGCCTTTGTACATTTAAGTACATTGACACAATATTTTATTCCATTTGGGAATTATATTTTTCCGATAATTATTTGGGGAGCCAGTAAAAAAGATTCGGACTATATTGACCATCATGGAAGACAAACCATCAACTTTCAACTTAGTCTTCTATTGTATTCTTTACTATTATGCCTGATTGCTATTCCGATTTTCATCGTTACTATTTTCAAAAACATACCTATCAACGCCATTGTCTACAACGATGACTTTATAATCGATAATTTTCATCTGGAGCATATTACCGGAATTGTGATTATAGGCATAACCGCAGCAGTTCTCTTCTTTACATTAAAAGTTGCCGAATTCTTCTTAATAATTTATGCATCTATCAAAGCCGCAAACGGAGAATTATACAAATATCCGCTAACCATCAACTTTCTTAAGACAGAGAAAAAAGAGGAAAACAAAACTGAAATTTCAGAAGAAAACGAATCATCAATCAATCATCAATCAGAAAGCGAAACAGTTTAA
- a CDS encoding DUF4442 domain-containing protein: MEFTAGKLNKFLFFKLPSAFLCGVRVQKIDLERCVVTVKHRWINQNPFNSMYFAVQAMAAELSTGALVMYHIKRSNRKISMLVANNKGNFTKKATGRIVFTCQDGHLIEDAVKRTIQTGEGQTFWMKSIGINEKGEQVSEMDFEWSIRVK, from the coding sequence ATGGAATTTACAGCCGGAAAACTCAATAAATTTCTTTTTTTTAAACTGCCTTCTGCTTTTTTGTGCGGTGTAAGAGTACAGAAAATCGATTTGGAGCGTTGTGTCGTTACCGTGAAGCATCGATGGATTAATCAGAATCCTTTTAATTCGATGTATTTTGCTGTTCAGGCCATGGCGGCAGAATTATCTACCGGAGCTTTGGTCATGTACCATATAAAAAGAAGCAACAGAAAAATATCCATGTTGGTTGCCAACAATAAAGGGAATTTTACAAAAAAAGCAACGGGAAGAATTGTTTTTACCTGCCAGGATGGACATCTGATTGAAGATGCCGTAAAGCGTACAATACAAACCGGAGAAGGGCAAACCTTCTGGATGAAATCTATTGGTATTAATGAAAAAGGGGAGCAGGTTTCCGAAATGGATTTTGAATGGAGTATAAGAGTGAAGTAA
- a CDS encoding TIGR01777 family oxidoreductase has product MKILITGATGLIGTELVSLLLQNGITIHYLTTSKKEIKNEPNYQGFYWNPQQGVIDEKAIVGVNTIVHLAGASISMRWTSKNKQEIIESRTLTTNLLYRILKSHPHQVRHFVSASAIGIYPDSLTAFYTEDNKSVDNSFLGQVVVKWEEAVDNFKRLNIKVCKIRTGLVLSEKGGMLKELLKPIKVGMGSAYGSGKQWQSWIHIHDLVHLYHFAIQHEWEGVYNATAPNPVDNHELVKKTAAILEKPFFMPNVPEFLLKLLLGEMYILLVSSQNVSSQKAQDNGFVFKYRTLDKALENLLG; this is encoded by the coding sequence ATGAAAATTTTGATTACAGGAGCAACGGGTCTGATAGGAACAGAGTTAGTTTCCCTGTTATTGCAAAACGGAATCACAATCCATTATCTGACCACTTCTAAAAAAGAAATAAAAAATGAGCCTAATTATCAGGGCTTTTATTGGAATCCGCAACAAGGTGTTATTGATGAAAAGGCAATTGTAGGGGTAAATACCATTGTACATTTGGCCGGAGCGTCTATTTCTATGCGCTGGACTTCAAAAAATAAACAGGAAATTATCGAGAGCCGTACTTTAACCACAAATTTGCTTTACAGGATATTGAAATCGCATCCGCATCAGGTAAGGCATTTTGTTTCGGCATCCGCCATAGGAATTTATCCGGACAGCCTTACTGCTTTTTATACAGAAGACAATAAATCGGTTGATAATTCATTCCTGGGGCAGGTAGTAGTGAAATGGGAGGAAGCTGTCGATAACTTTAAAAGATTAAATATTAAGGTTTGTAAAATAAGAACCGGCCTTGTGCTTTCCGAAAAAGGGGGTATGCTGAAAGAATTGCTCAAGCCAATAAAAGTTGGAATGGGTTCTGCTTACGGTTCAGGAAAGCAATGGCAATCCTGGATACATATTCATGATTTAGTGCATTTGTATCATTTTGCCATCCAGCACGAATGGGAAGGTGTCTACAATGCTACTGCTCCAAATCCGGTCGATAATCATGAGTTGGTCAAAAAAACGGCTGCTATTCTTGAAAAGCCTTTTTTTATGCCTAATGTCCCGGAATTTCTTCTCAAACTGCTTTTGGGCGAAATGTATATATTGCTGGTTTCAAGCCAGAATGTTAGTTCGCAAAAAGCTCAGGACAACGGGTTTGTATTTAAATACAGGACTTTAGATAAGGCTCTGGAAAATCTTTTAGGCTGA
- a CDS encoding YceI family protein, with amino-acid sequence MKNRIASLLILSALTLTVSCKNDKAAEAETTEAGAVKEASGEAVSYTVDKGNSKIDWTGSKPTGKHTGTINLSDGTVSIKDNVLDSGKFTIDMNTITVTDLKAGDGKEDLEGHLKGTGGTEEDFDHFFNVKKYPQSTFEITKAVTENGKTAVEGNLTMKGITKNVKFPATVTVDGNTVTLVSDPFTINRTLWNVNYGSKSVFDNLGDKFINDDIELKVSITAKK; translated from the coding sequence ATGAAGAATCGTATCGCATCTCTATTAATTTTATCTGCATTAACCCTGACAGTTTCCTGCAAAAATGACAAAGCAGCTGAAGCCGAAACTACTGAAGCGGGTGCTGTAAAAGAAGCATCTGGTGAAGCTGTATCCTATACAGTTGACAAAGGGAATTCAAAAATTGACTGGACCGGTTCCAAACCGACAGGAAAACATACCGGAACAATTAATCTTAGTGACGGAACGGTTTCTATAAAAGACAATGTATTGGATAGCGGTAAATTTACTATTGATATGAATACGATTACCGTAACCGACCTGAAAGCCGGTGACGGAAAAGAAGATTTGGAAGGCCACTTAAAAGGAACTGGTGGTACTGAAGAAGACTTTGACCATTTCTTCAACGTAAAAAAATATCCTCAGTCTACTTTTGAAATTACAAAAGCCGTGACTGAAAACGGAAAAACGGCTGTAGAAGGTAACCTGACCATGAAAGGTATTACAAAAAACGTAAAGTTTCCTGCTACCGTAACTGTTGACGGAAATACGGTGACACTTGTCAGCGACCCTTTTACTATCAACAGAACGCTTTGGAATGTGAACTACGGGTCAAAATCTGTATTTGACAATCTGGGAGACAAATTTATCAATGACGACATCGAACTTAAGGTTAGCATTACTGCTAAGAAATAA
- a CDS encoding nucleotide exchange factor GrpE, which yields MKIKNIFKSKNTMNAENQDKEQEIDDATLEANANGEQLIVEELSVEEQLTQDLAAEKDKFIRLFAEFENYKRRTAKERIDLFKTANQEVLLALLPVLDDFDRAQVEISKSGDENLLKGVELIHEKLRTTLASKGLEGVDVKAGDSFDPDFAEAITQIPAPSADLKGKIVDVVEKGYKLGDKIIRFPKVVIGQ from the coding sequence ATGAAAATTAAGAATATATTTAAAAGTAAAAATACTATGAATGCTGAAAATCAAGACAAAGAGCAGGAAATCGATGACGCAACTTTAGAAGCTAACGCAAATGGAGAGCAGTTAATTGTTGAAGAATTAAGCGTTGAAGAGCAACTGACCCAGGATTTGGCAGCCGAAAAAGACAAGTTTATCCGTCTTTTTGCAGAATTCGAAAACTATAAAAGAAGAACTGCAAAAGAACGAATTGATTTATTCAAAACGGCCAATCAGGAAGTTCTTCTGGCATTATTGCCTGTTTTGGATGATTTTGACAGGGCTCAGGTTGAAATTTCGAAATCCGGTGACGAAAACCTTCTAAAAGGTGTTGAATTGATTCACGAGAAACTAAGAACAACTTTGGCATCAAAGGGTCTTGAAGGAGTTGACGTAAAAGCAGGTGATTCATTTGACCCTGATTTTGCGGAGGCAATTACACAAATCCCTGCACCTTCGGCCGATTTGAAAGGCAAGATTGTTGATGTTGTAGAGAAAGGATATAAATTGGGCGACAAAATTATCCGTTTCCCTAAAGTGGTAATCGGACAGTAA
- the dnaJ gene encoding molecular chaperone DnaJ has protein sequence MKQDFYEILGISKSADAAAIKKAYRKKAIEFHPDKNPGNKEAEENFKKAAEAYEVLSDPQKKAKYDQYGHQAFDGAGGFGGGGMNMDDIFSQFGDIFGSAFGAGFGGFGGGNSGPRRVKGSNLRIKVKLTLEEIANGVEKKVKVKRKVQAKDAHYKTCPTCNGQGQVMRVTNTILGRMQSATTCHTCGGSGQVLESKPKDADAQGMIMVDETVSIKIPAGVVDGMQLKVSNKGNDAPGSNSIPGDLIVAIEEVEHEFLKREGENLHLDLYISFPEAVLGVTRDIEAVNGKVRIKLEEGIQSGKILRLKGKGIPSINGYGNGDLLVHVNVWTPKNLNKEQKQFFEKSITEENFIPKPEKSEKSFFEKVKDMFS, from the coding sequence ATGAAACAAGATTTTTACGAAATATTAGGAATTTCAAAATCTGCAGATGCTGCTGCAATCAAAAAGGCATACCGAAAGAAAGCAATAGAATTCCATCCTGATAAGAATCCGGGAAATAAGGAAGCAGAAGAAAATTTTAAGAAAGCGGCAGAAGCTTATGAAGTTTTGAGCGACCCTCAAAAGAAGGCAAAATACGACCAGTACGGACACCAGGCATTTGATGGCGCAGGTGGTTTTGGTGGCGGAGGTATGAATATGGATGATATTTTCAGCCAGTTCGGAGATATTTTCGGCAGCGCTTTTGGAGCCGGTTTTGGTGGTTTCGGAGGTGGAAACTCGGGTCCGCGAAGAGTGAAAGGAAGCAATTTGAGAATCAAGGTAAAACTGACCTTAGAGGAAATTGCCAATGGTGTTGAGAAAAAGGTAAAGGTCAAAAGAAAAGTACAGGCTAAAGATGCCCATTATAAAACCTGCCCTACCTGTAACGGTCAAGGTCAGGTAATGAGAGTTACCAATACAATTTTAGGAAGAATGCAGTCGGCAACAACCTGTCATACTTGCGGTGGTTCGGGTCAGGTGCTTGAAAGCAAGCCTAAAGATGCGGATGCTCAGGGAATGATTATGGTTGATGAAACCGTTTCTATCAAAATTCCGGCCGGTGTAGTAGACGGAATGCAGTTAAAAGTTTCCAATAAAGGAAATGATGCGCCGGGAAGCAACAGTATTCCGGGCGATTTGATTGTTGCAATTGAAGAAGTCGAACACGAATTTTTAAAACGTGAAGGCGAAAACCTGCATCTGGACTTGTATATAAGTTTCCCGGAAGCTGTTTTGGGAGTCACAAGAGATATCGAAGCAGTAAACGGAAAAGTAAGAATCAAGTTGGAAGAAGGTATACAGTCAGGTAAGATTCTTCGCCTGAAAGGCAAAGGAATTCCAAGCATCAACGGTTATGGAAATGGTGATTTACTGGTGCATGTAAACGTTTGGACACCAAAAAATTTGAATAAAGAACAAAAACAATTTTTTGAAAAATCAATTACAGAAGAAAATTTTATCCCAAAACCAGAGAAGAGTGAAAAATCTTTTTTTGAAAAAGTTAAGGATATGTTTTCATAA